In a genomic window of Hymenobacter chitinivorans DSM 11115:
- the secE gene encoding preprotein translocase subunit SecE yields the protein MSKLTKYFRDTTEEMRYKVTWSSFEELQKSAGLVLIGSLVFAAVVGIMDVVFNKSLEAFYNSFR from the coding sequence ATGAGCAAGCTGACGAAATATTTCCGCGATACCACGGAGGAGATGCGTTACAAGGTAACGTGGTCTTCTTTTGAGGAACTGCAGAAGAGTGCCGGTCTGGTGCTCATCGGTTCGCTCGTGTTTGCCGCAGTAGTAGGCATTATGGACGTAGTGTTCAATAAGAGCCTCGAAGCGTTTTACAACTCATTCCGTTAA
- the nusG gene encoding transcription termination/antitermination protein NusG, whose amino-acid sequence MGELKWYVVRSVSGQEKKAKQYLETEIGRHGLSDLVPQVLIPAEKVYEMRNGKKRVRERNFFPGYILIHADLTHGEVDHIITSTPGVIGFLSDKEGKSTNTKPIPLRLSEVNRILGIVDEAEEETASLETPFVVGELVKVVDGAFSGFSGNVSEVFEERKKLNVIVKIFGRSTPMELSYTQVEKES is encoded by the coding sequence ATGGGAGAGTTGAAGTGGTACGTAGTTCGTTCGGTTAGCGGACAGGAGAAAAAAGCCAAGCAGTACTTGGAAACCGAGATTGGTCGTCATGGCCTGTCTGACTTGGTGCCCCAGGTATTGATTCCGGCCGAGAAGGTTTACGAAATGCGCAACGGCAAGAAGCGCGTTCGGGAGCGGAACTTCTTTCCTGGCTACATCCTAATCCACGCCGACCTGACCCACGGCGAAGTTGACCACATTATTACCAGCACCCCTGGGGTAATTGGTTTCCTGAGCGACAAAGAAGGTAAAAGCACGAACACAAAGCCAATTCCGTTGCGCCTGTCCGAAGTAAACCGGATTCTGGGCATTGTGGACGAAGCTGAAGAAGAAACGGCCAGCCTCGAAACTCCATTTGTGGTAGGCGAGCTGGTGAAGGTAGTCGATGGAGCTTTCAGTGGCTTCTCCGGCAACGTTTCGGAAGTGTTCGAAGAGCGCAAGAAGCTCAATGTAATTGTGAAAATATTCGGCCGTAGCACGCCCATGGAGCTGAGCTACACCCAGGTCGAGAAAGAATCATAA
- the rplK gene encoding 50S ribosomal protein L11 yields the protein MAKEIRGYLKLQIKGGAANPSPPVGPALGSKGLNIMEFCKQFNARTQDKAGQVCPVLITMYTDKSFDFVVKTPPAPVMLLEAAKLQGGSKEPNRNKVGSVTWDQIRTIAEVKMPDLNAFQVESAMKQVAGTARSMGITIKGDSPFAE from the coding sequence ATGGCCAAAGAAATTAGAGGTTATCTGAAGCTTCAGATAAAGGGAGGCGCTGCGAACCCCTCGCCGCCGGTTGGACCTGCACTTGGTAGCAAAGGCCTTAACATCATGGAATTCTGCAAGCAGTTCAACGCTCGCACCCAGGATAAGGCCGGCCAAGTATGTCCCGTATTGATCACCATGTACACCGACAAGTCGTTTGACTTTGTGGTGAAGACCCCTCCGGCACCAGTAATGCTGCTGGAAGCTGCCAAGCTCCAGGGTGGTTCGAAAGAGCCAAACCGGAACAAGGTAGGTTCGGTTACGTGGGACCAAATCCGCACGATTGCCGAAGTGAAAATGCCCGACTTGAACGCCTTCCAGGTGGAGTCGGCCATGAAGCAGGTGGCAGGTACGGCCCGCAGCATGGGTATTACCATCAAGGGCGATTCTCCCTTTGCTGAATAA
- the rplA gene encoding 50S ribosomal protein L1 — MAQVSKKRKEALAKHDLTQVRNLVEAAKVVKDITYTKFDASVDIDVRLGVDPRKADQMVRGVATLPHGTGKTVRVLALVTPDKEAEATAAGADFVGLDDYISKIEKGWTDIDVIITMPSVMAKVGRLGRVLGPRGLMPNPKSGTVTTDVAKAVQEVKAGKIDFKVDKTGIIHTSVGKVSFDDQKLAENAIEVIQTLIRLKPSSAKGTYIKSITLSSTMSPAVPVDTSVTSA, encoded by the coding sequence ATGGCACAAGTTAGCAAAAAGCGCAAGGAAGCCCTTGCCAAACACGACCTGACGCAGGTACGCAACCTTGTTGAGGCAGCCAAAGTGGTGAAGGACATTACCTACACCAAGTTTGACGCTTCCGTTGACATCGACGTACGTCTGGGCGTTGACCCCCGTAAAGCCGACCAAATGGTTCGTGGCGTTGCTACGCTGCCCCACGGTACCGGCAAAACCGTACGCGTTCTGGCTCTGGTTACTCCCGACAAGGAGGCCGAAGCTACCGCTGCCGGCGCTGATTTCGTAGGCTTGGACGACTACATCTCGAAAATCGAGAAAGGCTGGACCGACATCGACGTGATTATCACGATGCCGTCGGTAATGGCTAAAGTAGGTCGCCTGGGCCGCGTACTTGGCCCCCGTGGTCTGATGCCAAACCCCAAGTCGGGTACGGTAACGACCGACGTAGCCAAGGCAGTACAGGAAGTGAAGGCTGGTAAAATCGACTTCAAAGTTGACAAAACCGGTATCATTCACACCAGCGTTGGCAAAGTGTCTTTTGATGACCAGAAGCTGGCTGAAAACGCCATCGAAGTAATCCAGACGCTGATCCGTCTGAAGCCTTCGTCGGCCAAAGGCACCTACATCAAGAGCATCACGCTGAGCAGCACGATGAGCCCCGCCGTTCCGGTTGACACTTCGGTTACTTCCGCTTAA
- the rplJ gene encoding 50S ribosomal protein L10 has product MTREEKQALVDELSEKFQSHNAFYITDASGMSVAKINEFRRLCFNRGLEFKVYKNTLIRKALDTLDTDTAELDAALKSQSGVLFSKEAGNAPGKLLKDFYKAQNYGKNAVPKPALKGAYIDASIYLGAEQLETLSTLKGKNELIGEVIGLLQSPAKNVISALSSGGNKLAGILKTLSEKEEAAA; this is encoded by the coding sequence ATGACCCGGGAAGAAAAACAAGCCCTCGTCGACGAGTTGAGCGAAAAGTTTCAATCGCACAACGCGTTCTACATTACCGATGCTTCGGGAATGTCGGTGGCGAAAATCAACGAATTCCGCCGGTTGTGCTTCAACCGTGGCCTGGAGTTCAAAGTGTACAAAAACACGCTGATCCGCAAGGCGCTCGACACGCTGGATACGGACACGGCTGAGCTGGACGCAGCGCTGAAAAGCCAGTCGGGTGTACTGTTCTCGAAAGAGGCCGGCAACGCTCCCGGCAAACTGCTGAAGGACTTCTATAAGGCTCAGAACTACGGCAAAAACGCTGTTCCGAAGCCCGCTCTGAAGGGTGCTTACATCGACGCCAGCATCTACCTGGGTGCTGAGCAGCTCGAAACCCTGAGCACGCTGAAAGGCAAAAATGAGCTTATCGGTGAAGTTATCGGTCTGCTCCAGTCGCCCGCCAAGAACGTTATCAGCGCTCTGTCGAGCGGTGGCAACAAGCTGGCTGGCATCCTCAAGACGCTTTCCGAAAAAGAAGAGGCGGCTGCTTAA
- the rplL gene encoding 50S ribosomal protein L7/L12 encodes MADLKAFAEQLVNLTVKEVNELATILKDEYGIEPAAAAPVMVAGGGAAAAEAPEEKTAFDVILKSAGASKLAVVKLVKDLTGLGLKEAKELVDGAPKPLKEGVAKDEAEGLKKQLEEAGAEVEVK; translated from the coding sequence ATGGCAGATTTGAAAGCATTCGCTGAGCAGCTCGTTAACCTGACGGTGAAAGAAGTAAACGAACTGGCTACGATCCTGAAGGACGAGTATGGCATTGAGCCTGCTGCTGCTGCTCCCGTAATGGTAGCTGGTGGTGGCGCTGCTGCTGCTGAAGCTCCCGAGGAGAAGACGGCCTTCGACGTAATCCTGAAATCGGCTGGCGCAAGCAAGCTGGCAGTAGTTAAGCTGGTAAAAGACCTGACCGGTCTGGGCCTGAAAGAAGCCAAAGAACTGGTTGACGGTGCTCCCAAGCCCCTGAAAGAAGGTGTTGCTAAAGACGAGGCTGAAGGCCTGAAGAAGCAACTGGAAGAAGCCGGCGCTGAAGTAGAAGTTAAGTAA
- the rpoB gene encoding DNA-directed RNA polymerase subunit beta, with protein sequence MATPKAQALQKADERINFAKIKKVIEYPDFLDVQVRSFMDFFQLETAAESRTDEGLFKVFAENFPISDSRENFVLQFMDYHVDPPKYSVDECIDRGLTYSVPLKAKLRLICNDTDNEDFETIEQEVFLGNIPYMTEKGSFVINGAERVIVSQLHRSPGVFFAQSKHTNGTKLYSARIIPFKGSWIEFATDVNNVMYAYIDRKKKFPVTTLLRAIGYGTDKDILDLFGLSEEVKAEKKALKKAVGRKLAARVLRTWTEDFVDEDTGEVVSIDRNEVLLERDSTIEEDDIDTILNAGAKSVILHRENVNIADFAIIYNTLQKDNSNSEKEAVEQIYRQLRNTEAPDEETARDIIQKLFFSDKRYDLGDVGRYRINKKLGLDKNWEARVLTNEDIVLIVKYLIGLINSKAVVDDIDHLSNRRVRTVGEQLYAQFGVGLARMARTIKERMNVRDNEDFKPVDLINARTLSSVINSFFGTNQLSQFMDQTNPLAEVTHKRRVSALGPGGLSRERAGFEVRDVHYTHYGRLCTIETPEGPNIGLISSLCVHARVNSMGFIETPYRTVESGKVDTSSNVKYLTAEEEDTHHIAQANARIDENGNFINELVKGRFEGDFPVVGPDEYSYMDVAPNQIVSVAASLIPFLEHDDANRALMGSNMQRQAVPLLRPQAPIVGTGLEGRTAIDSRALVVAEGDGVIDYVDANKIVVKYDLTEDDILVSFDAEKISYDLIKFRRTNQDTCINLTPIVKRGQRVTKGQPLCEGYGTNNGELALGRNMQVAFMPWQGYNFEDAIVISERVVRDDIFTSIHIEEFELEVRETKRGEEELTSEIPNVSEEAVRNLDDNGIIRLGAEVKEGDILIGKITPKGETDPTPEEKLLRAIFGDKAGDVKDASLKAPPSLNGVVIGTKLFSRPKKDKNLRAKSKKEVEELKDSYAKELRGVKAVMIDKLVQLLEGKTSQGVKHKFGDEILTKGVKFGKKNITDALFPDKNPYKDESNYAVPEEVNMFKDLILENWTADDKVNGMLLQLVKNYTKRRNTITARFKRDRFTLEVGDELPAGIVQLAKVYIAKKRKLKVGDKMAGRHGNKGVVARIVRDEDMPFLADGTPMDIVLNPLGVPSRMNIGQIYETVLGWAGLKLGRTYATPIFDGATEEEVSKELTEAGLPTFGRSYLHDGLTGQQFDQPVTVGVIYMLKLGHLVDDKMHARSIGPYSLITQQPLGGKAQFGGQRFGEMEVWALEAFGASNVLQEILTVKSDDVIGRAKAYEAIVKGDVLPKPNIPESFNVLIHELRGLALEITLD encoded by the coding sequence TTGGCTACACCGAAAGCACAGGCTTTGCAGAAAGCCGACGAGCGAATCAATTTCGCCAAGATTAAGAAAGTTATCGAGTATCCGGATTTCCTGGACGTGCAGGTTCGCTCGTTCATGGATTTCTTCCAGTTGGAGACGGCGGCCGAAAGCCGCACCGACGAAGGCCTGTTTAAGGTATTCGCCGAGAACTTCCCCATCTCGGATTCCCGCGAAAACTTCGTACTGCAGTTCATGGACTACCACGTCGATCCGCCGAAGTATTCGGTGGACGAGTGCATCGACCGTGGCCTGACGTATTCGGTTCCGCTGAAAGCCAAGTTGCGCCTGATCTGTAACGATACGGACAACGAGGATTTCGAAACGATTGAGCAGGAAGTGTTCTTGGGTAACATCCCCTACATGACCGAAAAAGGCTCGTTCGTCATTAACGGCGCCGAGCGGGTTATCGTTTCGCAGCTGCACCGTTCGCCCGGTGTGTTCTTTGCCCAGAGCAAGCACACCAACGGCACGAAGCTGTATTCGGCCCGTATCATTCCGTTCAAAGGCTCGTGGATTGAATTTGCCACGGACGTGAACAACGTGATGTACGCCTACATTGACCGGAAGAAGAAATTCCCGGTTACCACGCTGCTGCGTGCCATCGGCTACGGCACCGACAAAGACATTCTTGACCTGTTCGGTTTGTCGGAAGAGGTGAAGGCTGAGAAGAAGGCTTTGAAGAAAGCCGTCGGCCGGAAGCTGGCTGCCCGGGTGCTGCGCACCTGGACGGAAGACTTCGTGGACGAGGATACCGGTGAAGTGGTATCTATCGACCGGAACGAAGTGCTGCTGGAGCGCGACTCGACCATCGAGGAGGACGACATTGACACCATCCTGAACGCTGGGGCCAAGTCAGTTATTCTGCACCGCGAGAACGTGAACATTGCGGACTTCGCAATCATTTACAACACGCTGCAGAAAGATAACTCCAACTCGGAGAAGGAAGCTGTTGAGCAAATCTACCGTCAGCTCCGGAACACGGAAGCTCCCGACGAAGAAACTGCCCGCGACATTATCCAAAAGCTGTTTTTCTCGGACAAGCGCTACGACCTCGGGGACGTAGGCCGCTACCGTATCAATAAGAAGCTGGGCCTCGACAAGAACTGGGAAGCTCGGGTACTGACCAACGAGGACATTGTTCTCATCGTGAAGTACCTGATTGGCCTGATCAACTCGAAGGCAGTAGTCGACGACATTGACCACTTGTCGAACCGTCGGGTACGTACCGTGGGTGAGCAGCTCTACGCTCAGTTTGGCGTCGGTCTGGCCCGGATGGCGCGTACCATTAAGGAGCGCATGAACGTGCGGGACAACGAGGACTTCAAGCCCGTTGACCTGATCAACGCCCGTACGCTCTCGTCGGTTATCAACTCGTTCTTCGGCACCAACCAGTTGTCGCAGTTCATGGACCAGACCAACCCGCTGGCCGAGGTGACGCACAAGCGTCGCGTATCGGCACTGGGGCCGGGAGGTCTGTCGCGCGAGCGGGCTGGTTTCGAAGTACGGGACGTTCACTACACCCACTACGGCCGCCTCTGCACCATCGAAACGCCGGAAGGACCGAACATCGGTCTAATTTCGTCGCTGTGCGTGCACGCCCGCGTTAACTCGATGGGCTTCATCGAAACGCCCTACCGCACGGTAGAGAGCGGCAAAGTGGATACCAGCTCGAACGTAAAATACCTAACTGCCGAAGAAGAAGATACCCACCACATTGCCCAGGCTAACGCCCGCATCGATGAGAACGGTAACTTCATCAACGAGCTGGTAAAAGGCCGTTTCGAAGGTGACTTCCCCGTGGTTGGTCCCGACGAATACAGCTACATGGACGTAGCGCCGAACCAGATTGTATCGGTGGCTGCTTCGCTGATTCCATTCCTGGAGCACGACGACGCCAACCGGGCCCTGATGGGTTCGAACATGCAACGTCAGGCCGTACCGCTGCTCCGTCCGCAGGCGCCCATCGTGGGCACCGGCTTGGAAGGTCGTACCGCTATTGACTCGCGTGCGCTGGTTGTTGCCGAAGGTGATGGTGTTATCGACTACGTTGACGCCAATAAGATTGTAGTGAAATACGATCTGACCGAAGACGACATTCTGGTGAGCTTCGACGCGGAGAAGATTTCCTATGATCTGATCAAGTTCCGTCGGACCAACCAGGATACCTGCATCAACCTGACCCCTATCGTGAAGCGCGGACAGCGCGTGACGAAGGGTCAGCCACTGTGCGAAGGCTACGGCACTAATAACGGTGAGCTGGCCTTGGGTCGTAACATGCAGGTGGCCTTTATGCCCTGGCAGGGTTACAACTTCGAGGATGCCATCGTTATTTCGGAGCGCGTTGTGCGTGACGATATCTTCACCTCGATTCACATTGAGGAGTTCGAACTCGAAGTGCGGGAAACCAAGCGCGGCGAGGAAGAACTGACGTCGGAAATTCCGAACGTAAGCGAAGAAGCCGTTCGCAACCTCGACGACAACGGTATTATCCGTCTGGGTGCTGAGGTGAAGGAAGGCGACATTCTGATCGGTAAAATCACGCCGAAGGGCGAGACGGATCCGACTCCGGAAGAGAAGCTGCTCCGCGCCATCTTCGGTGACAAAGCCGGCGATGTGAAAGATGCCTCCCTTAAGGCGCCACCATCCCTGAACGGGGTTGTGATTGGCACCAAGCTGTTCTCGCGTCCGAAGAAAGACAAAAACCTGCGGGCCAAGTCGAAGAAGGAAGTCGAAGAGCTGAAGGATTCCTACGCCAAGGAGCTTCGCGGGGTGAAAGCCGTGATGATCGACAAACTGGTGCAGCTGCTGGAAGGCAAGACGTCGCAAGGCGTGAAGCACAAGTTTGGCGACGAAATCCTGACTAAAGGGGTCAAGTTTGGTAAGAAGAACATCACCGATGCCCTCTTCCCCGACAAGAACCCTTATAAGGACGAGAGCAACTACGCCGTGCCGGAAGAGGTGAACATGTTCAAGGACCTGATCCTGGAGAACTGGACTGCCGACGACAAAGTGAACGGAATGCTGCTGCAACTGGTGAAAAACTACACCAAGCGCCGCAACACCATCACGGCTCGTTTCAAGCGCGACCGGTTTACCCTGGAAGTAGGGGATGAACTGCCCGCCGGTATCGTACAGCTGGCCAAAGTATACATCGCCAAGAAGCGCAAGCTGAAGGTGGGTGATAAAATGGCAGGTCGTCACGGTAACAAAGGGGTAGTAGCCCGCATCGTGCGCGATGAGGACATGCCCTTCCTGGCCGACGGTACGCCCATGGACATCGTGCTCAACCCGCTCGGTGTACCTAGCCGGATGAACATCGGTCAGATCTACGAAACCGTACTGGGCTGGGCCGGCCTCAAGCTGGGCCGTACCTACGCTACCCCGATTTTCGACGGTGCTACCGAAGAGGAAGTATCGAAGGAACTGACGGAAGCCGGGCTGCCCACCTTCGGCCGCTCGTACCTGCACGACGGTCTGACCGGTCAGCAGTTCGACCAGCCGGTAACGGTCGGTGTGATTTACATGCTGAAGCTGGGTCACCTTGTCGACGACAAGATGCACGCCCGCTCCATCGGGCCGTACTCCCTCATCACGCAGCAGCCGCTGGGTGGTAAGGCGCAGTTCGGTGGTCAGCGCTTCGGTGAAATGGAAGTGTGGGCTCTGGAAGCCTTCGGTGCGTCGAACGTACTGCAGGAAATCCTGACCGTGAAGTCGGATGACGTTATCGGTCGGGCCAAGGCCTACGAAGCCATTGTAAAAGGTGACGTACTGCCCAAGCCGAATATCCCCGAGTCATTCAACGTACTCATTCACGAGCTGCGTGGTCTGGCCCTGGAAATCACGCTGGACTAG